Proteins encoded within one genomic window of Haladaptatus sp. QDMS2:
- a CDS encoding SWIM zinc finger family protein, whose protein sequence is MSTHILNRLAYTNRSLKRAQYEAFEFSLTERGVLVRNGSYADPENHEYLVAVRHGVPTHCECPANARFEGACKHRLAVAIRAPILQAAQKVERVATDGGVAPAEPTETDEPACEECFPGFTCWECYLAEQEEVA, encoded by the coding sequence ATGTCAACACACATTCTCAATCGACTGGCGTACACGAATCGCTCACTGAAACGCGCCCAATACGAAGCCTTCGAGTTCTCGCTCACCGAACGAGGCGTGCTCGTCAGAAACGGGAGTTACGCCGACCCCGAAAATCACGAGTATCTCGTGGCGGTGAGACATGGCGTTCCCACACACTGTGAATGCCCAGCGAATGCGCGCTTCGAAGGTGCGTGCAAGCATCGACTCGCCGTGGCGATTCGGGCACCCATCTTACAGGCAGCACAGAAGGTCGAGCGGGTCGCGACCGATGGTGGCGTCGCGCCCGCGGAGCCAACGGAAACGGACGAGCCTGCGTGCGAGGAATGCTTTCCCGGGTTCACCTGCTGGGAGTGTTACCTGGCTGAACAGGAGGAAGTTGCGTGA
- a CDS encoding transcriptional regulator: MTTDNHEPAPEEMNFPETLRITIESPEDAFDGAIDAAGIAEGGSQTPAVISFANTKGFRRLLTDRRLELLRSLMTEPASSITALATRLDRNYSTVHQDVEILAEYGIVHFRAEGQSKQPFVPYETVEFDVTIQAHHAGKDSEAPP, from the coding sequence ATGACCACAGATAACCACGAACCCGCACCCGAGGAGATGAACTTCCCTGAGACACTTCGCATCACCATCGAGAGTCCTGAAGATGCGTTCGATGGGGCAATCGACGCCGCTGGCATCGCCGAAGGTGGCTCACAGACGCCCGCAGTCATCTCATTTGCGAACACGAAAGGATTCCGTCGCTTGCTCACCGACCGGCGATTGGAACTGTTGCGCTCGCTGATGACCGAACCCGCCAGTAGCATCACCGCGCTAGCAACCCGACTCGACAGAAATTACTCAACAGTCCACCAGGACGTCGAAATCCTTGCGGAGTACGGAATCGTTCACTTCCGAGCGGAAGGCCAATCGAAGCAACCGTTCGTCCCGTACGAGACCGTCGAGTTCGATGTCACGATACAGGCACACCACGCCGGGAAAGATTCCGAAGCACCCCCGTGA
- a CDS encoding DUF6516 family protein, with amino-acid sequence MADGDVVLDRNFEFDAEAGTRVELFAVESSSYPGGFYYRFQYYNPEETEQLLRYDTAHDSAVGHHHRHKDGTIEGIAFEGLQAHVARFRQEVLTIHDHR; translated from the coding sequence ATGGCAGATGGCGACGTGGTACTCGACCGGAATTTCGAATTCGACGCCGAAGCTGGGACCCGCGTCGAGCTATTCGCCGTCGAGAGTTCGTCGTATCCCGGTGGGTTCTACTACCGATTCCAGTACTACAATCCCGAAGAAACCGAGCAACTCCTTCGATACGACACTGCTCACGATTCCGCTGTCGGCCACCATCACCGCCACAAAGATGGGACGATCGAAGGTATCGCGTTCGAGGGGTTGCAAGCACACGTTGCTCGCTTCCGCCAGGAGGTACTCACAATCCATGACCACAGATAA
- a CDS encoding response regulator, with translation MSNTRNATPIDILLVEDNPGDVRLTKEAFNEGQINNKLHVVTDGEEALDFLYRRGEYESTIQPQLILLDLNLPKVDGLEVLEQLKSDPTLRHIPVVILTSSAAEEDIIKSYELHTNAYLTKPINPAEFISLVRTFELFWFEFVQLPPRER, from the coding sequence ATGAGTAACACTCGCAACGCAACACCAATCGACATTCTGTTAGTCGAGGACAATCCAGGCGACGTACGACTCACCAAAGAGGCATTCAACGAGGGGCAGATTAACAATAAATTACACGTCGTCACCGATGGTGAAGAGGCACTCGACTTCCTGTATCGTCGTGGTGAGTACGAATCGACGATTCAACCGCAACTTATCCTCCTTGACCTGAACCTGCCAAAAGTCGACGGCCTTGAGGTCTTAGAGCAACTCAAATCGGATCCAACCCTCCGACACATTCCAGTCGTCATTCTGACGAGCTCTGCAGCAGAAGAAGATATCATCAAAAGCTACGAGTTACACACGAATGCCTATTTGACCAAGCCAATCAATCCAGCCGAATTCATCAGCCTCGTCCGGACGTTCGAGCTATTCTGGTTTGAGTTCGTACAGCTACCCCCACGGGAGCGCTGA
- a CDS encoding bacterio-opsin activator domain-containing protein — MPPTEPTIVHETRLTAGLERLTDSHIDVILLDLNLPDSGGLETVETVRTHVQSIPIVVLTGLRDRNLGVAALRKGAEEYLVKDEINADMLIRSVHHAIERKAHERELVQYQTLIETVSDGVYVVDEESRFVLVNEALESITGYSRDTLLGASATRLLTQPNNETGDEASKSKLAAENQPGKIETELRTADGSSIPVETNVTPLPLGDDRYGQVGVIRNITERKEREHKLERQRNQLAMLNSLNELVHEISHLILESTTRKEIEQLVCEHLANSDAYEFAWIGDVTSDNETVTMRAEAGVNGYLDATTVRVGDDVEGHGPTGKAIRTGEVQVSQNIHRNPTDEPWAERACEHGIGAFAAIPIEYENTLYGVLNISAAKPNTFNQNERTVIARLGEVIGHAINAIERKQALISEEVVELRFQVRNVLGAETPHAGTITFDRTIPLGENKFLQYGTVTHEAMETLAAFVSEFPHYRDVTLDDPEADVSRFEVQLSGPPAISSVAAIGGRIESVAIEKGDINIVAQIPPGANVRRVVDAVKAEYPRAEILANRRTTRTTERAQRLDQIIHERLTDKQRAALETAYFAGFFEWPRNKSGEDVATSMGVAASTFHEHIRTSQRKLLRAVFDTDHSHD; from the coding sequence GTGCCCCCCACCGAGCCGACAATCGTTCACGAGACACGACTCACAGCCGGCCTCGAACGTCTCACAGACAGCCACATTGATGTCATTCTGTTGGACCTGAATCTGCCAGATAGCGGTGGGTTAGAGACGGTCGAAACGGTTCGAACGCATGTACAATCAATCCCAATTGTCGTGCTCACTGGCCTTCGTGACCGGAACCTTGGGGTAGCGGCACTCCGCAAAGGGGCCGAAGAATATCTCGTCAAAGATGAAATCAACGCGGATATGTTGATTCGATCGGTACACCACGCGATCGAGCGGAAAGCCCACGAACGAGAGCTCGTACAGTACCAAACACTCATCGAGACCGTGAGTGATGGCGTGTACGTCGTTGATGAGGAGTCGCGGTTCGTTCTCGTGAACGAGGCACTCGAATCGATAACCGGATATTCACGTGACACACTGCTCGGCGCTTCAGCTACGCGCCTGCTGACCCAGCCTAACAACGAGACGGGCGACGAAGCCAGCAAGTCGAAACTGGCAGCCGAAAACCAGCCAGGAAAGATTGAAACAGAGCTACGAACCGCAGACGGCAGTTCGATTCCAGTCGAAACGAACGTCACGCCGCTTCCACTCGGTGACGATCGATATGGGCAGGTGGGGGTCATCCGCAACATCACCGAACGAAAGGAGCGAGAGCACAAACTTGAGCGCCAGCGAAATCAACTTGCGATGCTCAACTCGTTAAACGAGCTCGTCCACGAAATTTCACACCTCATACTCGAATCGACCACCCGCAAAGAGATCGAGCAACTGGTCTGTGAGCACCTTGCAAATTCAGATGCCTACGAGTTCGCCTGGATTGGTGATGTGACCTCCGACAACGAAACAGTCACCATGCGGGCCGAAGCCGGCGTCAATGGCTATCTCGATGCAACGACAGTTCGGGTCGGCGACGATGTTGAAGGACACGGCCCAACCGGGAAGGCAATTCGGACCGGCGAGGTTCAGGTTTCCCAGAACATCCACCGAAACCCGACCGATGAACCGTGGGCCGAACGGGCCTGCGAACACGGAATCGGTGCGTTTGCGGCCATTCCAATCGAGTACGAAAATACCCTCTATGGCGTGTTGAACATCTCTGCTGCGAAGCCAAATACGTTCAACCAGAACGAACGCACGGTCATCGCTCGACTCGGAGAGGTAATCGGCCACGCAATCAATGCCATCGAGCGAAAGCAAGCGTTGATTAGCGAAGAGGTGGTCGAACTCAGATTCCAGGTCCGAAACGTGCTCGGCGCAGAGACGCCCCACGCAGGGACAATCACGTTCGACCGGACGATTCCACTTGGCGAGAACAAGTTTCTCCAGTACGGGACGGTGACCCACGAGGCAATGGAGACACTCGCCGCCTTTGTCTCCGAATTTCCGCATTATCGAGACGTGACACTTGACGACCCGGAAGCAGACGTATCTCGATTCGAAGTGCAGCTTTCAGGGCCGCCTGCCATCTCATCGGTTGCAGCCATCGGTGGGCGTATCGAATCTGTCGCGATCGAAAAGGGAGATATCAACATTGTGGCCCAGATTCCACCGGGTGCAAACGTTCGCCGAGTCGTCGACGCCGTCAAAGCGGAATATCCCCGTGCGGAGATACTAGCTAATCGTCGGACGACTCGTACCACCGAGCGAGCACAACGACTCGACCAGATTATTCACGAGCGGCTTACCGATAAACAACGAGCTGCGCTCGAAACGGCCTATTTCGCTGGGTTCTTCGAATGGCCACGCAATAAATCAGGCGAAGATGTCGCCACGTCGATGGGGGTTGCCGCCTCAACGTTTCACGAACACATCCGCACAAGTCAGCGAAAACTCTTACGTGCGGTTTTCGATACTGACCACTCCCACGACTGA
- a CDS encoding transcription initiation factor IIB family protein, whose protein sequence is MATRDIYETAFDKDVQTSQHSCPECDGRVTTNTHETVCDDCGLILSDQAIDPGPEWRSFPEDQSNPERTGAPLTPSFHDQGLSTSIGKHQDGKGRSLSPEKQRQLRRLRREQGRAQRATTRERNQVRGFYEIRRIVSGLDLGRSIRDQTCALFRTTQDNDLLRGRSLEAIAAGCVYAVCRCNSLPRSIAEIARFAQCDEASVRNAFGVLNTELGLPTPPPTPQLFIPQLASSLNLSPTVRHRALDYIEQARKQGIGNGCNPAGVAAACLELASRDAEERVLQVNLAAAADVSTCTLRKHRDTLAEAV, encoded by the coding sequence ATGGCGACGAGAGACATCTACGAAACGGCGTTCGACAAAGACGTACAGACTTCCCAACATTCCTGCCCCGAGTGCGACGGCAGAGTAACCACAAATACGCACGAAACAGTCTGCGACGATTGCGGCCTCATCCTGTCTGACCAAGCTATTGACCCTGGTCCGGAGTGGCGGTCGTTCCCCGAAGACCAATCTAACCCCGAACGGACAGGGGCACCACTCACTCCCTCCTTTCACGACCAGGGACTGTCGACGAGTATCGGCAAGCACCAGGACGGCAAGGGACGCAGCCTTTCACCCGAAAAGCAACGTCAACTCAGACGACTGCGTCGAGAACAGGGGCGCGCACAGCGCGCGACGACGCGTGAACGTAACCAAGTCCGTGGATTCTACGAGATTCGCCGAATCGTCAGTGGTCTCGACCTCGGGCGGAGCATCCGCGACCAGACGTGTGCGCTCTTTCGGACAACTCAAGACAATGATTTGCTCCGAGGTCGCTCACTCGAAGCAATCGCGGCTGGGTGTGTGTACGCGGTGTGTCGGTGTAATTCTCTTCCGCGGTCCATCGCAGAAATCGCTCGATTCGCTCAGTGTGACGAGGCTTCTGTCCGCAACGCATTTGGTGTGCTGAACACGGAACTGGGCTTACCTACGCCCCCTCCCACGCCACAGCTATTCATCCCGCAACTCGCTTCGTCGCTTAACCTCTCTCCGACTGTTCGACACCGGGCCCTCGACTACATCGAACAAGCACGCAAACAGGGCATCGGCAACGGCTGTAACCCCGCTGGCGTAGCTGCAGCCTGTCTCGAATTGGCGAGTAGAGATGCCGAGGAGCGAGTCCTTCAAGTGAACTTGGCAGCGGCGGCAGACGTCTCGACGTGCACACTCCGAAAACACCGTGATACCCTCGCCGAGGCGGTCTGA
- a CDS encoding helix-turn-helix domain-containing protein encodes MIPTLSVVTDRLQHVMSLLAQGQPTLTDANDFDLKDASAEGEKTVARNRTVGEENKIAVDPAELQTPSDVLAKLGQLPEEFVIHLLESNDGRLKQQAFTELTAWSPSTTSRLLQELEEDGHIVRVQIGIEKIVYLPEEAPTSTIEPPRTTSTELSVTHN; translated from the coding sequence ATGATACCCACCCTCTCGGTAGTCACTGACCGGTTGCAGCACGTCATGTCCTTGTTGGCTCAGGGCCAGCCCACTCTCACTGACGCGAACGATTTCGACTTGAAAGACGCATCTGCAGAGGGTGAGAAGACTGTTGCACGAAACAGAACGGTTGGAGAAGAAAACAAGATAGCGGTTGACCCTGCTGAGTTGCAGACACCCAGTGACGTTTTGGCTAAACTGGGACAGCTGCCAGAGGAGTTCGTCATCCACCTGCTCGAATCGAACGACGGACGACTGAAACAACAAGCGTTCACCGAGCTTACCGCGTGGTCACCCTCAACGACAAGTCGCCTCCTCCAAGAACTAGAAGAAGACGGACACATCGTCCGTGTGCAGATCGGTATCGAGAAAATCGTCTACCTCCCTGAAGAGGCACCGACGAGTACGATCGAACCTCCACGTACGACATCCACCGAATTATCAGTCACCCACAACTGA
- a CDS encoding helix-turn-helix domain-containing protein, with translation MAHSPPQPGRPPIGQLQTVVDLLETPALARIYLYAYQHGPVTVAELVAELAIPQGTAYDYVQKLDAAGFIKKTRDQRPFEYDAEAVSLTLSTNGETQTITPALIAAAARRSENGDIDVYIERHGLDGLAVALTYASEYVEGTVNSRIAARELDLSPLEAEIILQALEPVAEAFADGAA, from the coding sequence ATGGCACACTCACCACCACAGCCAGGTCGGCCACCCATCGGGCAGCTCCAGACAGTCGTCGACCTCCTCGAGACGCCTGCACTCGCTCGGATTTACCTCTACGCGTACCAGCACGGCCCCGTGACGGTCGCCGAACTCGTCGCCGAACTCGCTATCCCCCAGGGCACCGCCTACGACTACGTCCAGAAGCTCGACGCTGCTGGCTTCATCAAGAAAACCCGTGACCAACGCCCCTTTGAATACGACGCGGAGGCGGTCTCGCTCACGCTCTCGACAAACGGTGAAACACAGACGATTACGCCAGCGCTCATCGCGGCCGCTGCACGTCGGAGCGAAAACGGGGATATCGACGTCTACATCGAGCGCCACGGCCTCGACGGCCTCGCGGTGGCCCTCACGTACGCCTCCGAGTACGTCGAGGGGACAGTCAACAGCCGAATCGCGGCCCGTGAACTCGATCTCTCTCCGCTTGAGGCCGAAATCATCCTGCAGGCACTCGAACCAGTCGCCGAAGCATTCGCTGATGGCGCTGCATGA
- a CDS encoding ATP-binding protein, with the protein MTFYDRKTELATLVEEHDSPGHSFIVLYGRRRVGKTALLKEFCADRPHVYYLAAQESESRQLEKFVEQVATRYDDRLPQITDWPDAFDYVGENLAQEDLTLVIDEFPYLVDSNDSLPSYVQGFVDEVLSETNSTLILCGSSISVMESAVLSHESPLFGRRTSQLDLDPFSFRAARNVIEYSFEDAVRSYAITGGTPLYVTLFDYTTDLSSNVYNHVLSQRSILYNEPEFLLRSEVRNPGRYMSILEAIATGHSTPNEIAGATGIDVGPLSRYLQTLRRLRFIKRRIPVTESAKKSKRSIYEIDDEFLRFWFRYIEPNRSGIEEVPQVVYEKTIQPDLPRHVSVTFERICREAVWETVRRGELEPYSQVGSWWYGEDEIDIVALAPGSDQILLGECKWTNSPVGETLADELRTKAESVRWHTGGRTETYALFSKAGFTPGLRESLDDQWELFDCNRLADLLSP; encoded by the coding sequence ATGACCTTCTACGACCGGAAAACCGAGCTTGCGACATTGGTCGAGGAACACGACTCTCCAGGTCACTCGTTTATCGTACTGTACGGTCGTCGCCGGGTTGGAAAGACTGCACTGTTGAAAGAATTCTGCGCTGACCGGCCACACGTCTACTATCTCGCAGCACAAGAGTCGGAATCTCGCCAACTGGAGAAATTCGTCGAGCAGGTTGCAACACGGTACGATGATCGTCTTCCTCAAATTACAGACTGGCCAGACGCGTTCGACTATGTGGGCGAAAACCTTGCCCAGGAGGATTTGACGCTCGTCATCGACGAGTTTCCATATTTGGTTGATTCGAACGATTCGCTTCCGTCCTACGTCCAGGGATTCGTCGATGAGGTACTTTCTGAGACGAATTCAACACTCATCCTCTGTGGGTCGAGTATTAGCGTGATGGAGTCTGCGGTACTCAGTCATGAGAGTCCACTTTTTGGTCGTCGAACCTCACAACTCGACCTTGATCCGTTTTCGTTTAGGGCGGCTCGCAACGTTATCGAGTATTCGTTCGAGGATGCAGTTCGATCCTACGCAATCACCGGTGGAACCCCACTCTATGTGACGTTATTCGATTATACAACTGACCTCTCATCGAACGTTTACAATCACGTTCTCTCTCAGCGATCGATTCTCTACAACGAACCTGAGTTCTTGCTTCGGTCTGAAGTTCGAAATCCAGGACGGTATATGAGTATTCTCGAAGCAATTGCAACCGGTCACTCGACTCCGAACGAAATCGCTGGGGCAACGGGTATCGACGTCGGGCCACTGTCGCGGTACCTCCAGACACTCCGTCGACTGCGATTCATCAAACGGCGCATTCCAGTGACGGAGTCAGCGAAGAAATCCAAGCGCTCGATATACGAAATCGACGATGAATTTCTCCGCTTCTGGTTCCGGTATATCGAACCGAACCGCTCTGGTATCGAGGAAGTGCCACAGGTGGTATACGAAAAAACGATCCAACCAGACCTCCCACGGCACGTGAGTGTGACGTTCGAACGCATCTGTCGAGAGGCAGTCTGGGAGACAGTGCGGCGCGGAGAACTTGAACCGTATTCCCAGGTTGGTTCGTGGTGGTACGGAGAAGACGAAATCGACATTGTCGCGCTCGCACCGGGAAGCGACCAAATTCTTCTCGGAGAATGCAAGTGGACGAACAGTCCTGTGGGCGAGACGCTCGCCGATGAACTTCGGACGAAAGCGGAATCGGTTCGCTGGCACACGGGCGGACGGACGGAGACGTACGCGCTGTTCTCTAAGGCAGGATTCACACCGGGACTTCGAGAATCGCTCGATGATCAGTGGGAACTGTTCGATTGTAATCGACTTGCTGACTTGCTAAGCCCGTAG